The Equus quagga isolate Etosha38 chromosome 10, UCLA_HA_Equagga_1.0, whole genome shotgun sequence genome includes a region encoding these proteins:
- the L1CAM gene encoding neural cell adhesion molecule L1 isoform X1 — MAMALRYLWPLLLCSPCLLIQIPEELMEPPVITEQSPRRLVVFPTDDISLKCEASGKPEVEFRWTHDGVHFKPKEELGVTVHQEPHSGSFTITGNNSNFAQRFQGTYRCFASNKLGTAMSHEIQLMAEGAPKWPKETVKPVEVEEGESVILPCHPPPSAEPLRIYWMNSKILHIKQDERVTMGQNGNLYFANVLTSDNHSDYICNAHFPGTRTIIQKEPIDLRVKATNSMISRKPRLLFPTNSSSHLVALQGQPLILECIAEGFPTPTIKWLRPSGPMPSDRVTYQNHNKTLQLLNVGEEDDGEYRCLAENSLGSDRHAYYVTVEAAPYWLQKPQSHLYGPGETVRLDCQVQGRPQPEVTWRINGIPVEELAKDQKYRIQRGALILSNVQPSDTMVTQCEARNRHGVLLANAYIYVVQLPAKILTPDNETYMAVEGSTAYLLCKAFGAPVPSVQWLDKEGKTVLQDERFFPYTNGTLGIRDLQANDTGHYFCQAANDQNNVTIVANLQVKDATQITQGPRSAIEKKGSRVTFTCQASFDPSLEHSITWRGDGHNLQELGDSDKYIIEDGRLVIHSLDYSDQGNYSCVAGTKLDVVESRAELLVVGSPGPVPQLELSDHHLLKQSQVRLSWSPADDHNAPIEKYDIEFEDKEMAPEKWYSLGKVPGNQTSATLKLSPYVHYTFRVTAINKYGPGEPSPASETVVTPEAAPEKNPVDVKGEGNETNNMVVTWKPLKWMDWNAPQVQYRVQWRPQGTRGTWQEQIVSDPFLVVSNTSTFVPYEIKVQAVNSQGKGPEPPITIGYSGEDYPQASPELEGIKILNSSTVLVRWWPVDPALVKGHLRGYNVTYWWEGSQRKHSKRHVHKGHMVVPANATSAILGGLRPYSFYHLEVQAFNGRGLGPASEMTFHTPEGVPGHPEALHLECQSNTSLLLHWQPPLSHNGVLTGYVLSYHPLDNGGKEQLSFDLPDPELRSHNLSNLSPQLRYRFQLQATTKEGPGEAIVREGGTMALAGNRSFGNISAMAGENYSVVSWVPREGRCNFGFQIWFKALGDEKMGARLTPQSVSYNQSSYTQWDLQPDTHYEIHLLKETVLLHQMAVKTNGTSHVRLPPAGFTTEGWFIGFVSAAVLLLLVLLILCFIKRSKGGKYSVKDKEDTQVDSEARPMKDETFGEYRSLESDNEEKAFGSSQPSLNGDIKPLGSDDSLADYGGSVDVQFNEDGSFIGQYSGKKEKEATGGNDSSGAASPINPAGTLE, encoded by the exons TGATGGAGCCACCTGTCATCACGGAACAGTCTCCACGGCGCCTGGTTGTCTTCCCCACAGACGACATCAGCCTCAAGTGTGAGGCCAGTGGCAAACCCGAAGTGGA GTTCCGCTGGACTCATGATGGCGTTCACTTCAAACCCAAGGAGGAACTGGGTGTGACCGTGCACCAGGAGCCCCACTCTGGCTCCTTCACCATCACGGGCAACAACAGCAACTTTGCCCAGAGGTTCCAGGGCACCTATCGCTGCTTTGCCAGCAATAAGCTTGGCACCGCCATGTCCCACGAGATCCAGCTCATGGCCGAGG GTGCCCCAAAGTGGCCAAAGGAAACAGTGAAACCTGTtgaggtggaggaaggggagtCGGTGATTCTGCCTTGCCACCCTCCACCCAGTGCAGAGCCTCTTCGGATCTACTGGATGAACAGCA agaTCTTGCACATCAAACAGGATGAGCGGGTAACAATGGGCCAGAACGGCAACCTCTACTTTGCCAATGTGCTCACCTCGGACAACCACTCAGACTACATCTGCAACGCCCACTTCCCTGGCACCCGGACCATCATTCAAAAGGAACCCATTGACCTCCGAGTCAAGGCCA CCAACAGCATGATCAGCAGGAAGCCGCGCCTGCTCTTCCCCACCAACTCCAGCAGCCACCTGGTGGCCTTGCAGGGACAGCCATTGATCCTGGAGTGCATTGCCGAGGGCTT TCCCACGCCCACCATCAAGTGGCTGCGCCCAAGTGGCCCCATGCCATCCGACCGAGTCACCTACCAGAACCACAACAAGACCCTGCAGCTGCTGAATGTGGGCGAGGAGGATGACGGCGAGTATCGCTGCTTGGCTGAGAACTCGCTGGGCAGTGACCGGCATGCCTACTATGTCACTGTGGAGG CTGCCCCGTACTGGCTGCAAAAGCCCCAGAGCCATTTGTATGGGCCAGGAGAGACCGTCCGCCTGGACTGCCAGGTGCAGGGCAGGCCCCAACCAGAGGTCACCTGGAGAATCAATGGGATCCCCGTGGAGG AGCTGGCCAAGGACCAGAAGTACCGGATCCAGCGTGGAGCCCTGATCCTGAGCAACGTACAGCCCAGTGACACGATGGTGACCCAGTGTGAAGCCCGCAACCGGCACGGGGTCCTGCTGGCCAATGCCTACATCTATGTCGTCC AGCTACCAGCCAAGATCCTGACCCCAGACAACGAGACGTACATGGCAGTTGAGGGCAGCACTGCCTACCTTCTGTGCAAGGCCTTTGGAGCACCTGTGCCCAGCGTCCAGTG GCTGGACAAGGAAGGAAAGACCGTGCTGCAGGACGAGCGCTTCTTCCCTTATACCAACGGGACCCTGGGCATCCGAGACCTCCAAGCCAACGACACTGGACACTACTTCTGCCAGGCTGCCAATGACCAAAATAACGTGACCATTGTGGCTAACCTGCAGGTCAAAG ATGCCACTCAGATCACGCAGGGGCCCCGGAGTGCAATCGAGAAGAAAGGTTCAAGAGTGACATTCACGTGCCAGGCCTCCTTTGACCCCTCCTTGGAGCACAGCATCACCTGGCGTGGGGATGGTCACAACCTCCAGGAGCTTGGTGACAGTGACAA gTACATCATAGAGGATGGGCGCCTGGTCATCCACAGCCTGGACTACAGCGACCAGGGCAACTACAGCTGTGTGGCTGGCACCAAGCTGGATGTGGTGGAGAGCAGGGCAGAGCTCCTGGTGGTGG GGAGCCCCGGGCCGGTGCCGCAGCTGGAGCTGTCTGATCATCActtgctgaagcagagccaggTGCGCCTGTCTTGGAGCCCCGCCGATGACCACAACGCCCCCATCGAGA AGTATGACATTGAATTTGAGGACAAGGAGATGGCGCCTGAGAAATGGTACAGTCTGGGCAAGGTGCCAGGGAACCAGACCTCCGCCACCCTCAAGCTGTCACCCTATGTCCACTATACCTTTCGAGTCACTGCCATCAACAAATACGGCCCTGGGGAGCCCAGCCCGGCCTCCGAGACTGTGGTCACACCTGAGGCAG CCCCGGAAAAGAACCCTGTGGACGTGAAGGGGGAAGGGAACGAGACCAACAACATGGTCGTCACTTGGAAG CCGCTCAAGTGGATGGACTGGAATGCCCCCCAGGTTCAGTACCGCGTGCAGTGGCGCCCTCAGGGGACGCGGGGGACCTGGCAGGAACAGATCGTGAGCGACCCCTTCCTGGTAGTGTCCAACACGTCCACTTTTGTGCCCTATGAGATCAAGGTCCAGGCCGTCAACAGCCAGGGCAAGGGCCCTGAGCCTCCGATCACCATTGGCTACTCTGGGGAAGACT ACCCCCAGGCAAGCCCTGAGCTGGAAGGCATCAAGATCCTCAACTCAAGCACTGTGCTGGTCAGGTGGTGGCCTGTGGACCCAGCCCTGGTCAAGGGCCACCTCCGAGGATACAAT GTGACGTACTGGTGGGAGGGCAGTCAGAGGAAGCACAGCAAGAGGCACGTCCACAAAGGCCACATGGTGGTGCCCGCCAACGCCACCAGTGCCATCCTCGGGGGCCTGCGGCCTTACAGCTTCTACCATCTGGAGGTCCAGGCCTTTAATGGCCGAGGTCTGGGGCCTGCGAGCGAGATGACCTTCCACACCCCAGAAGGAG TGCCCGGCCACCCTGAAGCGCTGCACCTGGAGTGCCAGTCAAACACCAGCCTGCTGCTGCACTGGCAGCCCCCACTCAGCCACAACGGCGTGCTCACTGGCTACGTGCTCTCCTACCACCCTC TGGACAATGGGGGCAAGGAGCAGTTGTCCTTTGACCTTCCGGACCCTGAGCTGCGTTCGCACAACCTGAGCAACCTCAGCCCCCAACTGCGGTACCGCTTCCAGCTGCAGGCCACCACGAAGGAGGGCCCTGGCGAGGCCATCGTGCGGGAAGGAGGCACCATGGCCCTAGCTG GAAACCGAAGTTTTGGCAACATCTCGGCCATGGCTGGCGAGAATTATAGCGTGGTCTCCTGGGTGCCCAGGGAGGGCCGATGCAACTTCGGGTTCCAGATCTGGTTCAAAGCCTTGGGGG ATGAGAAGATGGGCGCTCGTCTCACACCGCAGTCCGTCAGCTACAACCAGAGCTCCTACACACAGTGGGACCTGCAGCCCGACACCCACTACGAGATCCACCTGCTCAAGGAGACAGTGCTCCTGCACCAGATGGCTGTGAAGACCAATGGCACCA GCCATGTGAGACTCCCTCCTGCCGGCTTCACCACCGAGGGCTGGTTCATCGGCTTCGTGAGCGCTGCTGTCCTCCTGCTCCTCGTCTTGCTCATCCTCTGCTTCATCAAGCGCAGCAAGGGTGGCAAGTATTCAG TGAAGGATAAAGAGGACACCCAGGTGGACTCTGAAGCCCGGCCAATGAAGGACGAGACCTTTGGCGAGTACAG GTCCTTGGAGAG TGACAATGAGGAAAAGGCCTTTGGCAGCAGCCAGCCATCCCTCAACGGAGACATCAAGCCGCTGGGTAGTGACGACAGCCTAGCCGACTACGGGGGCAGCGTGGATGTCCAGTTCAATGAGGATGGCTCCTTTATTGGCCAGTACAGCggcaagaaggagaaggaggcgACAGGAGGCAATGACAGCTCAGGGGCCGCCTCCCCCATCAACCCCGCAGGGACCTTGGAGTAG
- the L1CAM gene encoding neural cell adhesion molecule L1 isoform X2, producing MAMALRYLWPLLLCSPCLLIQIPEELMEPPVITEQSPRRLVVFPTDDISLKCEASGKPEVEFRWTHDGVHFKPKEELGVTVHQEPHSGSFTITGNNSNFAQRFQGTYRCFASNKLGTAMSHEIQLMAEGAPKWPKETVKPVEVEEGESVILPCHPPPSAEPLRIYWMNSKILHIKQDERVTMGQNGNLYFANVLTSDNHSDYICNAHFPGTRTIIQKEPIDLRVKATNSMISRKPRLLFPTNSSSHLVALQGQPLILECIAEGFPTPTIKWLRPSGPMPSDRVTYQNHNKTLQLLNVGEEDDGEYRCLAENSLGSDRHAYYVTVEAAPYWLQKPQSHLYGPGETVRLDCQVQGRPQPEVTWRINGIPVEELAKDQKYRIQRGALILSNVQPSDTMVTQCEARNRHGVLLANAYIYVVQLPAKILTPDNETYMAVEGSTAYLLCKAFGAPVPSVQWLDKEGKTVLQDERFFPYTNGTLGIRDLQANDTGHYFCQAANDQNNVTIVANLQVKDATQITQGPRSAIEKKGSRVTFTCQASFDPSLEHSITWRGDGHNLQELGDSDKYIIEDGRLVIHSLDYSDQGNYSCVAGTKLDVVESRAELLVVGSPGPVPQLELSDHHLLKQSQVRLSWSPADDHNAPIEKYDIEFEDKEMAPEKWYSLGKVPGNQTSATLKLSPYVHYTFRVTAINKYGPGEPSPASETVVTPEAAPEKNPVDVKGEGNETNNMVVTWKPLKWMDWNAPQVQYRVQWRPQGTRGTWQEQIVSDPFLVVSNTSTFVPYEIKVQAVNSQGKGPEPPITIGYSGEDYPQASPELEGIKILNSSTVLVRWWPVDPALVKGHLRGYNVTYWWEGSQRKHSKRHVHKGHMVVPANATSAILGGLRPYSFYHLEVQAFNGRGLGPASEMTFHTPEGVPGHPEALHLECQSNTSLLLHWQPPLSHNGVLTGYVLSYHPLDNGGKEQLSFDLPDPELRSHNLSNLSPQLRYRFQLQATTKEGPGEAIVREGGTMALAGNRSFGNISAMAGENYSVVSWVPREGRCNFGFQIWFKALGDEKMGARLTPQSVSYNQSSYTQWDLQPDTHYEIHLLKETVLLHQMAVKTNGTSHVRLPPAGFTTEGWFIGFVSAAVLLLLVLLILCFIKRSKGGKYSVKDKEDTQVDSEARPMKDETFGEYSDNEEKAFGSSQPSLNGDIKPLGSDDSLADYGGSVDVQFNEDGSFIGQYSGKKEKEATGGNDSSGAASPINPAGTLE from the exons TGATGGAGCCACCTGTCATCACGGAACAGTCTCCACGGCGCCTGGTTGTCTTCCCCACAGACGACATCAGCCTCAAGTGTGAGGCCAGTGGCAAACCCGAAGTGGA GTTCCGCTGGACTCATGATGGCGTTCACTTCAAACCCAAGGAGGAACTGGGTGTGACCGTGCACCAGGAGCCCCACTCTGGCTCCTTCACCATCACGGGCAACAACAGCAACTTTGCCCAGAGGTTCCAGGGCACCTATCGCTGCTTTGCCAGCAATAAGCTTGGCACCGCCATGTCCCACGAGATCCAGCTCATGGCCGAGG GTGCCCCAAAGTGGCCAAAGGAAACAGTGAAACCTGTtgaggtggaggaaggggagtCGGTGATTCTGCCTTGCCACCCTCCACCCAGTGCAGAGCCTCTTCGGATCTACTGGATGAACAGCA agaTCTTGCACATCAAACAGGATGAGCGGGTAACAATGGGCCAGAACGGCAACCTCTACTTTGCCAATGTGCTCACCTCGGACAACCACTCAGACTACATCTGCAACGCCCACTTCCCTGGCACCCGGACCATCATTCAAAAGGAACCCATTGACCTCCGAGTCAAGGCCA CCAACAGCATGATCAGCAGGAAGCCGCGCCTGCTCTTCCCCACCAACTCCAGCAGCCACCTGGTGGCCTTGCAGGGACAGCCATTGATCCTGGAGTGCATTGCCGAGGGCTT TCCCACGCCCACCATCAAGTGGCTGCGCCCAAGTGGCCCCATGCCATCCGACCGAGTCACCTACCAGAACCACAACAAGACCCTGCAGCTGCTGAATGTGGGCGAGGAGGATGACGGCGAGTATCGCTGCTTGGCTGAGAACTCGCTGGGCAGTGACCGGCATGCCTACTATGTCACTGTGGAGG CTGCCCCGTACTGGCTGCAAAAGCCCCAGAGCCATTTGTATGGGCCAGGAGAGACCGTCCGCCTGGACTGCCAGGTGCAGGGCAGGCCCCAACCAGAGGTCACCTGGAGAATCAATGGGATCCCCGTGGAGG AGCTGGCCAAGGACCAGAAGTACCGGATCCAGCGTGGAGCCCTGATCCTGAGCAACGTACAGCCCAGTGACACGATGGTGACCCAGTGTGAAGCCCGCAACCGGCACGGGGTCCTGCTGGCCAATGCCTACATCTATGTCGTCC AGCTACCAGCCAAGATCCTGACCCCAGACAACGAGACGTACATGGCAGTTGAGGGCAGCACTGCCTACCTTCTGTGCAAGGCCTTTGGAGCACCTGTGCCCAGCGTCCAGTG GCTGGACAAGGAAGGAAAGACCGTGCTGCAGGACGAGCGCTTCTTCCCTTATACCAACGGGACCCTGGGCATCCGAGACCTCCAAGCCAACGACACTGGACACTACTTCTGCCAGGCTGCCAATGACCAAAATAACGTGACCATTGTGGCTAACCTGCAGGTCAAAG ATGCCACTCAGATCACGCAGGGGCCCCGGAGTGCAATCGAGAAGAAAGGTTCAAGAGTGACATTCACGTGCCAGGCCTCCTTTGACCCCTCCTTGGAGCACAGCATCACCTGGCGTGGGGATGGTCACAACCTCCAGGAGCTTGGTGACAGTGACAA gTACATCATAGAGGATGGGCGCCTGGTCATCCACAGCCTGGACTACAGCGACCAGGGCAACTACAGCTGTGTGGCTGGCACCAAGCTGGATGTGGTGGAGAGCAGGGCAGAGCTCCTGGTGGTGG GGAGCCCCGGGCCGGTGCCGCAGCTGGAGCTGTCTGATCATCActtgctgaagcagagccaggTGCGCCTGTCTTGGAGCCCCGCCGATGACCACAACGCCCCCATCGAGA AGTATGACATTGAATTTGAGGACAAGGAGATGGCGCCTGAGAAATGGTACAGTCTGGGCAAGGTGCCAGGGAACCAGACCTCCGCCACCCTCAAGCTGTCACCCTATGTCCACTATACCTTTCGAGTCACTGCCATCAACAAATACGGCCCTGGGGAGCCCAGCCCGGCCTCCGAGACTGTGGTCACACCTGAGGCAG CCCCGGAAAAGAACCCTGTGGACGTGAAGGGGGAAGGGAACGAGACCAACAACATGGTCGTCACTTGGAAG CCGCTCAAGTGGATGGACTGGAATGCCCCCCAGGTTCAGTACCGCGTGCAGTGGCGCCCTCAGGGGACGCGGGGGACCTGGCAGGAACAGATCGTGAGCGACCCCTTCCTGGTAGTGTCCAACACGTCCACTTTTGTGCCCTATGAGATCAAGGTCCAGGCCGTCAACAGCCAGGGCAAGGGCCCTGAGCCTCCGATCACCATTGGCTACTCTGGGGAAGACT ACCCCCAGGCAAGCCCTGAGCTGGAAGGCATCAAGATCCTCAACTCAAGCACTGTGCTGGTCAGGTGGTGGCCTGTGGACCCAGCCCTGGTCAAGGGCCACCTCCGAGGATACAAT GTGACGTACTGGTGGGAGGGCAGTCAGAGGAAGCACAGCAAGAGGCACGTCCACAAAGGCCACATGGTGGTGCCCGCCAACGCCACCAGTGCCATCCTCGGGGGCCTGCGGCCTTACAGCTTCTACCATCTGGAGGTCCAGGCCTTTAATGGCCGAGGTCTGGGGCCTGCGAGCGAGATGACCTTCCACACCCCAGAAGGAG TGCCCGGCCACCCTGAAGCGCTGCACCTGGAGTGCCAGTCAAACACCAGCCTGCTGCTGCACTGGCAGCCCCCACTCAGCCACAACGGCGTGCTCACTGGCTACGTGCTCTCCTACCACCCTC TGGACAATGGGGGCAAGGAGCAGTTGTCCTTTGACCTTCCGGACCCTGAGCTGCGTTCGCACAACCTGAGCAACCTCAGCCCCCAACTGCGGTACCGCTTCCAGCTGCAGGCCACCACGAAGGAGGGCCCTGGCGAGGCCATCGTGCGGGAAGGAGGCACCATGGCCCTAGCTG GAAACCGAAGTTTTGGCAACATCTCGGCCATGGCTGGCGAGAATTATAGCGTGGTCTCCTGGGTGCCCAGGGAGGGCCGATGCAACTTCGGGTTCCAGATCTGGTTCAAAGCCTTGGGGG ATGAGAAGATGGGCGCTCGTCTCACACCGCAGTCCGTCAGCTACAACCAGAGCTCCTACACACAGTGGGACCTGCAGCCCGACACCCACTACGAGATCCACCTGCTCAAGGAGACAGTGCTCCTGCACCAGATGGCTGTGAAGACCAATGGCACCA GCCATGTGAGACTCCCTCCTGCCGGCTTCACCACCGAGGGCTGGTTCATCGGCTTCGTGAGCGCTGCTGTCCTCCTGCTCCTCGTCTTGCTCATCCTCTGCTTCATCAAGCGCAGCAAGGGTGGCAAGTATTCAG TGAAGGATAAAGAGGACACCCAGGTGGACTCTGAAGCCCGGCCAATGAAGGACGAGACCTTTGGCGAGTACAG TGACAATGAGGAAAAGGCCTTTGGCAGCAGCCAGCCATCCCTCAACGGAGACATCAAGCCGCTGGGTAGTGACGACAGCCTAGCCGACTACGGGGGCAGCGTGGATGTCCAGTTCAATGAGGATGGCTCCTTTATTGGCCAGTACAGCggcaagaaggagaaggaggcgACAGGAGGCAATGACAGCTCAGGGGCCGCCTCCCCCATCAACCCCGCAGGGACCTTGGAGTAG